One segment of Agrococcus sp. ProA11 DNA contains the following:
- a CDS encoding septum formation initiator family protein: MPSSSDVALGQLRVSWLLLIAVGLVVAGFVVLAPTVGLLLEQRRDIAALEAQVAEQQQHVDTLEADVARWDDPAYIEAQARDRLFFVYPGETSFVLLDDRSALETASGEVPSATLETPSSDWPAAVASSFLLAGLTDQAPTSVGPVPEPQ; the protein is encoded by the coding sequence GTGCCCTCCTCGTCTGACGTCGCCCTCGGGCAGCTGCGCGTGTCGTGGCTGCTGCTGATCGCGGTCGGGCTCGTCGTGGCGGGATTCGTCGTGCTGGCGCCGACGGTCGGGCTGCTGCTGGAGCAGCGTCGCGACATCGCCGCGCTCGAGGCGCAGGTGGCGGAGCAGCAGCAGCACGTCGACACCCTCGAGGCTGACGTGGCCCGCTGGGACGACCCCGCCTACATCGAGGCGCAGGCGCGTGACCGGCTCTTCTTCGTCTACCCGGGCGAGACGAGCTTCGTCCTGCTCGATGACCGCTCGGCGCTCGAGACCGCCTCCGGCGAGGTGCCCTCCGCCACCCTCGAGACCCCCAGCAGCGACTGGCCGGCAGCGGTCGCGTCGTCGTTCCTGCTCGCTGGCCTGACCGACCAGGCGCCGACCTCGGTCGGCCCCGTCCCGGAGCCGCAATGA
- a CDS encoding MazG family protein, which produces MHADSMHADSALDDLVAVMARLRAPGGCPWDAEQTHASLAPFAIEEAHELAEAIEAGDDAGLREELGDMLLQVVFHADIARVDDRFDLEDVARTLTEKLRRRHPHVFADTAVDGVADVVANWDAIKRAEKPERQSALDGIPASLPSLARAAKLLSRGRRAGLLPADDGTVALTPDTEEALGRALLSMVRSAAADGLDAERALRGAIRELEAELRVQEAARSAVPGATEA; this is translated from the coding sequence ATGCACGCGGACTCGATGCACGCCGACTCGGCGCTCGACGATCTCGTCGCGGTCATGGCACGGCTGCGCGCGCCGGGCGGCTGCCCCTGGGATGCGGAGCAGACGCATGCATCGCTCGCGCCGTTCGCGATCGAGGAGGCGCACGAGCTCGCCGAGGCGATCGAGGCGGGCGACGACGCGGGCCTGCGCGAGGAGCTCGGCGACATGCTGCTCCAGGTCGTCTTCCACGCCGACATCGCGCGCGTCGATGACCGATTCGACCTCGAGGATGTCGCCCGCACGCTCACCGAGAAGCTGCGCAGACGCCACCCGCACGTGTTCGCCGACACGGCGGTCGATGGCGTCGCCGACGTGGTCGCGAACTGGGATGCCATCAAGCGCGCCGAGAAGCCCGAGCGCCAGAGTGCGCTGGACGGCATCCCCGCCAGCCTGCCGTCGCTCGCCCGGGCCGCGAAGCTCCTGAGTCGAGGACGGCGCGCGGGCCTGCTCCCTGCGGACGATGGCACGGTTGCGCTCACGCCCGACACCGAGGAGGCGCTCGGTCGGGCGCTGCTCAGCATGGTGCGCAGCGCTGCCGCCGACGGGCTCGACGCGGAGCGAGCGCTGCGCGGCGCCATCCGCGAGCTCGAGGCGGAGCTGCGAGTGCAGGAAGCCGCGCGGTCGGCGGTGCCCGGGGCAACCGAAGCGTGA
- a CDS encoding NAD(P)/FAD-dependent oxidoreductase: protein MNKILIVGGGYAGLYTARGLERQLGSAEAEITVVDPLPYMTYLPFLPEVAAGSIEPRHIVVPLRSHLQRSKIVQAKVTNVDHANKVATIKPEFGDERTLDYDVIVMTAGSVSRTFPIPGVADEAIGMKTIEEAAAVRDRLISNFAKAAALPAGPERDRLLTVAVIGGGYAGIETIAELRDFATDLLSRFREISFDEVQFHLVEAMGRVMPEVSEETALWVVEDLRKRGVHVHLETQLQSAVDGVCELSTGDRFASNLIIWTAGVMANPVVRATDLPLDERGRITALATLQVARDGDVVPDAWTAGDVSAVPDLSSTPGPGGFCVPNAQHAVRQAKLLAKNIVAVLRGEAPREYIHANAGAVAGLGLWNGVFQKGKLAIKGPLAWLAHRGYHGLAMPMWERKWRVFGDWWNQFWLGRDIAELSEREQPRAAFETFASRPKPKVDA, encoded by the coding sequence GTGAACAAGATCCTGATCGTTGGCGGCGGTTACGCCGGCCTCTACACCGCTCGCGGGCTCGAGCGTCAGCTCGGCAGCGCTGAGGCGGAGATCACCGTCGTCGACCCGCTGCCCTACATGACCTACCTCCCGTTCCTGCCGGAGGTGGCCGCCGGCTCGATCGAGCCGCGTCACATCGTGGTGCCGCTGCGCAGCCACCTGCAGCGCAGCAAGATCGTGCAGGCGAAGGTCACGAACGTCGACCACGCGAACAAGGTCGCCACGATCAAGCCGGAGTTCGGTGACGAGCGCACGCTCGACTACGACGTCATCGTGATGACCGCCGGGTCGGTGTCGCGCACGTTCCCGATCCCGGGCGTCGCCGACGAGGCGATCGGCATGAAGACGATCGAGGAGGCCGCGGCCGTCCGCGACCGTCTCATCTCCAACTTCGCGAAGGCAGCGGCGCTGCCCGCGGGCCCCGAGCGCGATCGGCTGCTCACCGTCGCGGTCATCGGTGGCGGCTACGCCGGCATCGAGACGATCGCCGAGCTGCGCGACTTCGCCACGGACCTCCTCTCGCGCTTCCGCGAGATCAGCTTCGACGAGGTGCAGTTCCACCTCGTCGAGGCTATGGGCCGGGTCATGCCGGAGGTGAGCGAGGAGACCGCGCTCTGGGTGGTCGAGGACCTGCGTAAGCGCGGCGTCCACGTGCACCTCGAGACGCAGCTGCAGAGCGCCGTCGACGGCGTGTGCGAGCTCTCCACCGGCGACCGCTTCGCTTCGAACCTGATCATCTGGACCGCCGGTGTCATGGCCAACCCGGTCGTACGTGCCACCGACCTGCCGCTCGACGAGCGCGGTCGCATCACCGCGCTCGCGACCCTGCAGGTCGCGCGGGACGGCGACGTGGTGCCGGACGCCTGGACCGCAGGCGACGTCTCGGCAGTGCCCGACCTCTCCAGCACCCCGGGGCCGGGCGGCTTCTGCGTGCCGAACGCGCAGCACGCCGTGCGCCAGGCCAAGCTGCTCGCGAAGAACATCGTCGCCGTGCTGCGTGGCGAGGCGCCGCGCGAGTACATCCACGCCAACGCGGGTGCCGTTGCCGGGCTCGGCCTCTGGAACGGCGTGTTCCAGAAGGGCAAGCTGGCCATCAAGGGACCGCTCGCCTGGCTCGCGCACCGCGGCTACCACGGCCTCGCGATGCCGATGTGGGAGCGCAAGTGGCGCGTGTTCGGTGACTGGTGGAACCAGTTCTGGCTGGGCCGCGACATCGCTGAGCTGTCCGAGCGCGAGCAGCCGCGTGCCGCGTTCGAGACCTTCGCATCGCGCCCGAAGCCGAAGGTCGACGCATAG
- a CDS encoding NAD(P)-dependent alcohol dehydrogenase → MRAAVVDRYGPPAVARITELADPRPKRGQVVVRVEAAAVTSGDARIRGGRFPAGMGVPARLALGLRGPRNRVLGMAVSGTVGAVGAAVTGLAVGDGVAGMTGARMGAHAELVAIEARRLVRKPAALSHDAAAAALFGGTTAWHFLHDVAKLRAGQDVLVIGASGAVGTSAVQLAKLAGATVTGVASDRNRALLQRLGVDEHVDYTTTDPVGLGRRFDVIIDAVGTLTPASARALVREGGTAVLAVASLGQLLRARGPVKAGTAPGSAALVERLLPLLEQGVLDPVIQQALPLADIADAYEIVDSGRKVGNVLVRP, encoded by the coding sequence ATGCGCGCCGCTGTCGTCGATCGCTACGGCCCCCCGGCCGTGGCGCGGATCACCGAGCTCGCCGACCCGCGACCGAAGCGAGGTCAGGTGGTGGTGCGGGTCGAAGCGGCTGCCGTCACGTCGGGGGATGCGCGCATCCGGGGCGGACGCTTCCCCGCCGGCATGGGCGTGCCGGCGCGGCTCGCGCTCGGTCTGCGCGGGCCCCGCAACCGGGTGCTCGGCATGGCGGTCTCGGGCACGGTCGGCGCGGTCGGCGCGGCGGTGACCGGGTTGGCGGTGGGCGACGGGGTCGCCGGCATGACGGGCGCGCGCATGGGGGCGCATGCTGAGCTCGTCGCGATCGAGGCGCGTCGACTCGTGCGGAAGCCCGCGGCGCTCTCCCACGATGCCGCCGCCGCCGCGCTGTTCGGCGGAACGACCGCGTGGCACTTCCTGCACGACGTCGCGAAGCTGCGGGCGGGCCAGGATGTGCTCGTGATCGGTGCATCCGGGGCGGTCGGGACGAGCGCCGTGCAGCTGGCGAAGCTGGCCGGGGCGACCGTGACGGGCGTTGCGAGCGACCGCAACCGTGCGCTGCTGCAACGGCTCGGCGTCGACGAGCACGTGGACTACACCACGACCGATCCCGTCGGCCTCGGGCGTCGGTTCGACGTGATCATCGATGCTGTCGGCACGCTCACGCCGGCCAGTGCGCGTGCGCTGGTGCGAGAGGGCGGCACAGCGGTGCTCGCGGTCGCGAGCCTGGGGCAGCTGCTGCGAGCGCGAGGGCCGGTCAAGGCCGGCACCGCGCCCGGCAGCGCAGCGCTTGTGGAGCGGCTCCTGCCGCTGCTGGAGCAGGGTGTCCTCGACCCGGTGATCCAGCAGGCACTGCCTTTGGCCGACATCGCTGACGCCTACGAGATCGTCGACTCCGGCCGCAAGGTCGGCAACGTGCTCGTGCGGCCCTGA
- a CDS encoding alanine racemase, whose protein sequence is MTLELIDARPWVAEGHWERLDAAVAHLDGPLVAVSHEALAHNARDMVRRANGVPLRLASKSVRSRAVTEAVLRLPGWRGVLAATLSEAIWLSATVDDVLLGYPTVDRGGIRALAADERALERVTLMIDSVEHLDCIDAAAPGHPEIRIAIELDSGLRFGPLRAGVRRSPLRTPEQVRAMARLVVGRAGFRLVGMMSYEAQVAGVQNGHRRGAMPALAVRAMQRLSVSDLLERRSAAVAAVRAEAPLEFVNGGGTGSIESTGSDPAVTEIAAGSGLFGAHLFDGYRRFSPAPALAFALPVVRKPAAGVATLLGGGWIASGPHGRDRSPVIAWPPDLRLDPAEGAGEVHTPVLGSAADRLRLGDRVWMRSAKSGEPNERVRELQLVRGDAVVGSVPTYRGEGRQLL, encoded by the coding sequence ATGACGCTCGAGCTCATCGATGCGCGCCCGTGGGTCGCCGAGGGCCACTGGGAGCGGCTGGATGCCGCGGTCGCACACCTCGACGGGCCGCTGGTGGCGGTCTCGCACGAGGCGCTCGCGCACAATGCTCGCGACATGGTGCGGCGAGCGAACGGCGTGCCGCTGCGGCTTGCGAGCAAGTCGGTGCGGAGCCGAGCCGTGACGGAGGCGGTGCTGCGCCTTCCCGGCTGGCGAGGCGTGCTCGCCGCGACCCTCTCGGAGGCCATCTGGCTGTCGGCCACGGTGGACGACGTGCTGCTGGGGTATCCGACGGTCGATCGCGGCGGCATCCGCGCGCTTGCCGCCGATGAGCGCGCGCTCGAGCGCGTCACGCTCATGATCGACAGCGTCGAGCACCTCGACTGCATCGACGCCGCGGCACCGGGCCATCCAGAGATCCGGATCGCGATCGAGCTCGACTCCGGGCTGCGCTTCGGGCCGCTGCGGGCAGGGGTGCGGCGATCGCCGCTGCGGACCCCCGAGCAGGTCCGGGCCATGGCACGCCTGGTCGTCGGCCGCGCTGGCTTCCGACTGGTCGGCATGATGTCCTATGAAGCGCAAGTCGCCGGCGTGCAGAACGGCCACCGGCGCGGCGCGATGCCGGCGCTCGCGGTGCGCGCAATGCAGCGGCTGTCGGTCAGCGACCTGCTCGAACGCCGCAGCGCCGCGGTCGCCGCTGTGCGCGCGGAGGCTCCGCTCGAGTTCGTCAACGGCGGCGGCACCGGATCCATCGAGAGCACCGGGAGCGATCCCGCGGTCACGGAGATCGCCGCAGGCAGCGGGCTGTTCGGTGCGCACCTCTTCGACGGGTATCGGCGCTTCTCGCCCGCGCCGGCGCTCGCCTTCGCGCTGCCGGTCGTACGGAAGCCCGCCGCGGGCGTCGCGACCCTGCTCGGCGGCGGCTGGATCGCCTCCGGACCGCACGGCCGCGACCGCAGCCCCGTGATCGCGTGGCCGCCCGACCTCAGGCTCGACCCCGCCGAGGGCGCGGGGGAGGTGCACACGCCGGTGCTGGGCTCGGCAGCGGATCGGCTGCGCCTGGGCGACCGCGTCTGGATGCGGAGCGCGAAGTCCGGCGAGCCGAACGAACGCGTGCGCGAGCTGCAGCTCGTGCGCGGCGATGCGGTGGTCGGCAGCGTTCCCACCTATCGTGGCGAGGGGAGGCAATTGCTGTGA
- the eno gene encoding phosphopyruvate hydratase, whose protein sequence is MALIDTLQAREILDSRGNPTVEVEVLLSDGSVGRAAVPSGASTGAFEAYELRDADDARYLGKGVEQAVDAVNEEIAEAIEGMVADDQRIIDSTLIELDGSDNKKNLGANAILGVSLAVAKAAADSSSLPLFRYLGGPNAFLLPVPMMNVINGGAHADTGVDVQEFMILPIGAESFREGLRWGAETYHVLKSILKEQGLATGLGDEGGFAPDLPSNRKALDLLMQAIEKAGFTPGSDIALGMDVAATEFFDNGVYRFEGRERSSAELTDYYTELVGAYPLVTIEDPLDEEDWDGWSAMTDQLGDRVQIVGDDLFVTNPERLTDGIDRGAANALLVKVNQIGTLSETLDAIRIATKAGYGSVLSHRSGETEDTTIADIAVAVNCGQIKTGAPARSERVAKYNQLLRIEEDLGDAAEYAGAGAYPRFQG, encoded by the coding sequence GTGGCACTCATCGACACCCTGCAGGCTCGCGAGATCCTCGATTCCCGCGGCAACCCGACCGTGGAGGTCGAGGTGCTGCTCTCCGACGGCTCCGTCGGCCGCGCGGCGGTTCCCTCCGGAGCCTCCACCGGCGCGTTCGAGGCCTACGAGCTGCGCGACGCCGATGACGCCCGCTACCTCGGCAAGGGCGTCGAGCAGGCCGTCGACGCCGTGAACGAGGAGATCGCCGAGGCGATCGAGGGCATGGTCGCCGACGATCAGCGCATCATCGACTCGACGCTCATCGAGCTGGACGGCAGCGACAACAAGAAGAACCTCGGCGCGAACGCCATCCTGGGCGTCTCGCTCGCGGTCGCGAAGGCTGCCGCCGACTCGTCGAGCCTGCCGCTGTTCCGCTACCTCGGCGGGCCGAACGCCTTCCTGCTGCCCGTGCCGATGATGAACGTCATCAACGGCGGCGCGCACGCCGACACCGGCGTCGACGTGCAGGAGTTCATGATCCTGCCGATCGGTGCCGAGTCGTTCCGCGAGGGGCTGCGCTGGGGCGCGGAGACCTATCACGTGCTGAAGTCGATCCTCAAGGAGCAGGGCCTCGCGACCGGGCTCGGCGACGAAGGCGGCTTCGCTCCCGACCTGCCCAGCAACCGCAAGGCGCTCGACCTGCTGATGCAGGCGATCGAGAAGGCGGGCTTCACGCCCGGCTCCGACATCGCGCTCGGCATGGATGTCGCCGCGACCGAGTTCTTCGACAACGGCGTCTACCGCTTCGAGGGTCGGGAGCGCTCGAGCGCCGAGCTCACCGACTACTACACCGAGCTCGTCGGCGCCTACCCGCTCGTCACCATCGAGGACCCGCTCGACGAGGAGGACTGGGACGGCTGGAGCGCGATGACCGACCAGCTGGGCGACCGCGTGCAGATCGTCGGCGACGACCTCTTCGTGACGAACCCCGAGCGGCTGACGGACGGCATCGACCGCGGCGCCGCCAACGCGCTGCTCGTCAAGGTCAACCAGATCGGCACGCTCTCCGAGACGCTGGACGCGATCCGCATCGCGACCAAGGCAGGCTACGGCTCGGTGCTCTCGCACCGCTCCGGCGAGACCGAAGACACCACGATCGCCGACATCGCCGTGGCGGTGAACTGCGGCCAGATCAAGACCGGCGCCCCGGCCCGCAGCGAGCGCGTCGCGAAGTACAACCAGCTGCTGCGCATCGAGGAGGACCTGGGCGACGCCGCCGAGTACGCCGGCGCCGGCGCCTACCCGCGCTTCCAGGGCTGA
- a CDS encoding DUF501 domain-containing protein, whose protein sequence is MTDRSIDPATDRDLEIMAAQLGRTMRGVLGVGARCACGAPTVVVTSPRLPDGTPFPTFYYLTHPGATAAASRLEADGTMAELQEQLTDPAIAEAYAAAHAAYLADREAHGHVEEIAGISAGGMPTRVKCLHAVLAHSLVAGPGVNPIGDRTLELSGWSPAVCVCAPDARGTADVPRAS, encoded by the coding sequence ATGACCGACCGCTCGATCGACCCCGCGACCGACCGCGACCTCGAGATCATGGCGGCGCAGCTCGGCCGCACGATGCGCGGGGTGCTCGGTGTCGGCGCCCGCTGCGCGTGCGGCGCGCCCACCGTGGTCGTGACGAGCCCCCGGCTGCCCGACGGCACACCCTTCCCGACCTTCTACTACCTCACCCATCCGGGTGCCACCGCGGCCGCATCCCGGCTGGAGGCCGACGGCACCATGGCCGAGCTGCAGGAGCAGCTGACGGATCCGGCGATCGCCGAGGCGTACGCCGCGGCGCATGCCGCGTATCTCGCCGACCGCGAGGCGCACGGGCACGTGGAGGAGATCGCGGGCATCAGCGCGGGCGGCATGCCGACGCGTGTGAAGTGCCTGCACGCGGTGCTGGCGCACTCGCTCGTGGCGGGGCCGGGCGTCAATCCGATCGGGGACCGCACGCTCGAGCTGAGCGGTTGGTCGCCGGCGGTGTGCGTGTGCGCACCCGACGCCCGCGGCACCGCGGACGTCCCGCGCGCATCCTGA
- a CDS encoding D-arabinono-1,4-lactone oxidase, which yields MTWTNWARSHRAEPTWIHAPTTVDGVRRAIARVRECRGTVRPLGSGHSFSAAARPDDAHLTVDALSGLVELDRPRGRVTVLAGTTIRDLCALLAEHGLALDNLGDIDRQTIAGAISTGTHGTGLRHRSIGASVVAATLVTADGGVLRVSETERPELLPAVRLGLGVLGVLVDVTLQCVPAFALEAIEAPVSLDGVLDDWMGLLQRSDHFEFFWFAGTSLAVTKSNRRVDGPLAPRSAIGRFVDERLLTDIGHRALLTLGALAPATSLAINELSARIMARGRFVEPSHQVFVADRSVRFRELEYGIPVAALPDALREIDRALRHANLVPTFPFEMRAIAADDALLSTANGRDTAYIAAHRWWREDPRPLFELVEPILLAHDGRPHWGKHHSLRAAQLAERVPGFAEFLAVRDELDPDRIFASDWTRRVLGD from the coding sequence GTGACATGGACGAACTGGGCGCGCTCGCACCGCGCCGAGCCCACCTGGATCCACGCACCGACGACGGTGGACGGCGTGCGCCGCGCGATCGCCCGGGTGCGCGAGTGCCGTGGCACCGTGAGGCCGCTCGGCAGCGGCCACTCCTTCTCGGCCGCGGCACGACCGGACGACGCCCACCTCACGGTCGACGCGCTCTCCGGGCTGGTCGAGCTCGATCGACCGCGCGGCCGGGTCACGGTGCTCGCCGGCACGACGATCCGTGACCTCTGCGCGCTGCTGGCCGAGCACGGGCTCGCGCTCGACAACCTCGGCGACATCGACCGGCAGACGATCGCGGGCGCGATCTCGACCGGCACCCACGGCACCGGCCTCCGCCACCGCTCGATCGGCGCATCCGTCGTCGCCGCGACGCTCGTGACCGCCGACGGCGGCGTGCTGCGCGTGAGCGAGACCGAGCGGCCAGAGCTGCTGCCCGCCGTGCGTCTCGGCCTCGGCGTGCTCGGCGTGCTCGTCGACGTGACGCTGCAGTGCGTGCCCGCCTTCGCGCTCGAGGCGATCGAGGCCCCCGTGAGCCTCGACGGCGTGCTCGACGACTGGATGGGGCTGCTGCAGCGCTCCGATCACTTCGAGTTCTTCTGGTTCGCGGGCACCTCGCTCGCCGTGACGAAGTCGAACCGCCGCGTCGACGGGCCGCTCGCGCCGCGCTCCGCCATCGGCCGATTCGTGGACGAGCGGCTGCTCACCGACATCGGCCACCGCGCACTCCTGACGCTCGGCGCGCTGGCTCCGGCCACCTCGCTGGCGATCAACGAGCTCTCCGCGCGGATCATGGCCCGCGGTCGCTTCGTCGAGCCCAGCCACCAGGTCTTCGTCGCCGACCGCTCCGTGCGCTTCCGGGAGCTCGAGTACGGCATCCCTGTCGCGGCGCTGCCCGATGCGCTGCGCGAGATCGATCGCGCGCTCCGACACGCGAACCTCGTGCCGACCTTCCCGTTCGAGATGCGCGCGATCGCCGCTGACGATGCGCTGCTGTCGACCGCGAACGGTCGCGACACCGCATACATCGCCGCGCATCGCTGGTGGCGGGAGGATCCGCGGCCGCTGTTCGAGCTCGTCGAGCCGATCCTGCTCGCGCACGACGGCCGGCCGCACTGGGGCAAGCACCATTCGCTGCGTGCCGCGCAGCTGGCCGAACGCGTGCCGGGCTTCGCGGAGTTCCTCGCCGTGCGCGACGAGCTGGACCCCGATCGCATCTTCGCGAGCGACTGGACGCGGAGGGTGCTCGGCGACTGA
- a CDS encoding M15 family metallopeptidase — protein sequence MQTDSTPTITAPPKKRRLRRALALLTAAVAVVGGTILTAPATPAEADTCYTWQRTLSAGDSGADVRELQMRVAGWSGYRTNLAIDGSFGPATTTAVRNFQQAYGLQVDGIFGPATRSKIYSLQDADCSPAHFSWSEVDAGCGQGGYSGGSVSAATVRQNLLRAIWRAEAIRHRLGDRPLTVTSGFRSKACDRQVGGSGSGQHTYGKALDLVGGGGQSLCQIALAARYTSNTVILGPGYPNHHDHIHVDNGGSYWSAPSCGI from the coding sequence ATGCAGACCGACAGCACACCCACCATCACCGCGCCGCCGAAGAAGCGGCGCCTTCGGCGAGCGCTCGCGCTATTGACGGCCGCCGTCGCCGTCGTCGGCGGCACGATCCTCACCGCGCCAGCGACGCCCGCGGAGGCGGACACCTGCTACACCTGGCAGCGCACGCTCAGCGCCGGTGACAGCGGCGCCGACGTGCGAGAGCTGCAGATGCGCGTCGCCGGCTGGAGCGGCTATCGCACGAACCTCGCGATCGACGGATCCTTCGGCCCGGCGACGACGACCGCGGTCAGGAACTTCCAGCAGGCGTACGGGCTCCAGGTGGACGGCATCTTCGGCCCCGCGACGCGTTCGAAGATCTACAGCCTGCAGGATGCCGACTGCAGCCCTGCCCACTTCTCCTGGAGCGAGGTGGATGCCGGCTGCGGCCAGGGCGGGTACTCCGGAGGCAGCGTCAGCGCAGCCACCGTGCGGCAGAACCTGCTGCGCGCGATATGGCGCGCAGAGGCGATCCGGCACCGCCTCGGCGACCGTCCGCTGACGGTCACGAGCGGGTTCCGCAGCAAGGCGTGCGACCGCCAGGTCGGCGGCTCTGGCTCCGGCCAGCACACCTACGGGAAGGCACTGGACCTCGTCGGCGGGGGCGGCCAGTCGCTCTGTCAGATCGCGCTCGCGGCCCGCTACACCTCGAACACGGTGATCCTCGGTCCTGGCTACCCGAACCATCACGACCACATCCACGTCGACAACGGCGGCAGCTACTGGTCAGCTCCGAGCTGCGGCATCTGA
- a CDS encoding ATP phosphoribosyltransferase regulatory subunit: MATQVNPPRGMRDFLPVEKRVRDRVLRVIRGAYEHHGFEEIETPVVEDAARLHAGLGGDNEKLAFAVMRRGLTLDDLRTAEAPLELADLGLRFDLTVPLARFIATHRSSLPPVFRAIQIAPVWRAERPQRGRYRQFMQCDIDIAGDPGITAELELLAATGDALTRLGVPDAFIRINDRRILFAALAHAGIAPALHEAALITVDKLDKIGADGVTAELAERGVDGQRLLATLEAIRAGEPTDGGGTLDGFDAAVLEPVRELLGANAGIRLEFDPTLVRGMGYYTGPIFEIAHPDLPFSIGGGGRYDGMVGRFLGRELPAVGISLGFERLVDLVSLPQDDGGETIALLLDKAVDPADAVAIKRDLVAAGQTVRMQRRSKNVTGLLEQLAASGATHFAVVRAGDSAATLEVKPIG, translated from the coding sequence ATGGCAACCCAGGTGAACCCGCCCCGCGGCATGCGCGACTTCCTGCCGGTCGAGAAGCGCGTGCGCGACCGTGTGCTCCGCGTCATCCGAGGCGCCTACGAGCACCACGGCTTCGAGGAGATCGAGACGCCGGTGGTGGAGGATGCCGCGCGCCTGCACGCCGGTCTCGGCGGCGACAACGAGAAGCTCGCCTTCGCCGTCATGCGCCGCGGACTGACGCTGGACGATCTGCGCACCGCAGAGGCCCCGCTCGAGCTGGCCGATCTCGGCCTGCGCTTCGACCTCACGGTGCCGCTGGCGCGATTCATCGCGACCCATCGGTCGAGCCTGCCGCCGGTCTTCCGGGCCATCCAGATCGCGCCGGTCTGGCGGGCGGAGCGTCCGCAGCGCGGCCGCTACCGCCAGTTCATGCAGTGCGACATCGATATCGCGGGCGATCCCGGCATCACCGCGGAGCTCGAGCTGCTGGCGGCGACGGGCGATGCGCTGACGCGGCTCGGCGTCCCCGATGCGTTCATCCGCATCAACGACCGACGCATCCTGTTCGCCGCGCTCGCGCACGCGGGCATCGCACCAGCGCTGCACGAGGCCGCACTGATCACCGTCGACAAGCTCGACAAGATCGGCGCCGACGGCGTCACGGCCGAGCTCGCCGAGCGCGGCGTCGACGGCCAGCGGCTGCTGGCGACGCTGGAGGCCATCCGGGCGGGAGAGCCCACGGATGGGGGCGGCACGCTCGACGGCTTCGATGCCGCGGTGCTCGAGCCCGTGCGGGAGCTGCTGGGCGCGAACGCCGGGATCCGACTGGAGTTCGATCCCACCCTCGTGCGCGGCATGGGCTACTACACCGGCCCCATCTTCGAGATCGCGCACCCCGACCTGCCGTTCTCGATCGGCGGCGGCGGCCGCTACGACGGGATGGTGGGACGCTTCCTCGGGCGTGAGCTGCCCGCGGTCGGGATCTCGCTCGGCTTCGAGCGGCTCGTCGACCTCGTGAGCCTGCCGCAGGACGACGGCGGCGAGACGATCGCGCTGCTGCTCGACAAGGCGGTCGATCCCGCCGACGCGGTCGCGATCAAGCGCGATCTCGTGGCCGCCGGCCAGACCGTGCGCATGCAGCGCCGCTCCAAGAACGTGACCGGCCTGCTCGAGCAGCTCGCGGCGTCCGGTGCGACGCACTTCGCCGTCGTCCGCGCCGGCGACTCCGCCGCCACCCTCGAGGTCAAGCCCATCGGCTGA
- a CDS encoding TetR family transcriptional regulator — protein MARKAAAERRRDLIEAGLRVIAREGIHGATVRAIVAEAGVPLATFHYVFHSRDEMIGEAYAYVVLPDPDAQEPRLPANATLVEVIRALMEEWIEQLVARPEYELAIMEIMAYCRRSPELEHLPGTVQRRYVEAVSGLLAMVCERTGVESARPLEELATLVLHVSDGVTYHLLRTGDADAARRYIDDAAPMLAAAIGHGATVSLAAQPGADDGAD, from the coding sequence GTGGCGAGGAAAGCGGCAGCGGAGCGGCGCAGGGATCTCATCGAGGCGGGGCTCAGGGTGATCGCGCGCGAGGGCATCCACGGAGCGACGGTCCGCGCGATCGTCGCCGAGGCCGGCGTGCCGCTCGCGACCTTCCACTACGTCTTCCACTCCCGCGACGAGATGATCGGCGAGGCCTACGCCTACGTGGTGCTGCCGGACCCGGATGCACAGGAGCCGCGCCTGCCCGCGAACGCGACGCTGGTCGAGGTCATCCGGGCGCTGATGGAGGAATGGATCGAGCAGCTCGTCGCCCGACCCGAGTACGAGCTCGCGATCATGGAGATCATGGCCTACTGCCGGCGCTCGCCCGAGCTGGAGCACCTGCCGGGCACGGTGCAGCGCCGCTACGTGGAGGCGGTGTCGGGGCTGCTTGCGATGGTCTGCGAGCGCACCGGCGTCGAGTCGGCTCGGCCGCTCGAAGAGCTCGCGACGCTCGTGCTGCACGTCAGCGACGGCGTGACCTATCACCTGCTGCGCACCGGGGATGCGGATGCCGCGCGGCGCTACATCGACGATGCCGCGCCCATGCTGGCGGCGGCGATCGGGCACGGTGCGACGGTGAGCCTCGCGGCACAGCCTGGCGCGGACGACGGTGCCGACTGA